acattatttttatatttatttattttaacacaaattatattttaaatgttttgagaaatattttatagattttatttacttatttatattAGTTTTATCTCTACTTAATCTCttttaaatgcagattttacacattttacattttttaattataaacaaactaatgaaaataaattacttatttttgtttttttcaatttaaataatttatttaaatatttctgcTATTTTACATTCTTTGTTGCAAagtttatatataaaattgttATTGAATTTATTCCaaaatatttgtttcaaaatttTTTCGTGACGCTGAACTTTGCAAAAACTCTACaaatttattttcttatatttatATTGAAATTAATTTGATTGTTATGTTGTAAGAAATATTTTAGagattttgtttattaattCATTCTACTCTTATCTCTAttttaaatgcatattttagccatttttcgTTCTTTTattataaacaaaataatttgaaaaaattatttatttttgattctttcaatttaaataatttactgaaatatttctgctacatttttttctgcagtggttgatttgcattatattaaatttattctgaaatatttcaaatattttttcacgCAGAACTTTCCAACTATAGTtcttatatttattttgaaactaattttattttcaaatattctGAGAAATATTTGCatgagattttatttatttattctaccCTTATCTCTGCTTTATCTATTTAAATGCATATTTaagacattttccattttttattataaacaaccaaattaaaattatttttgtttctttcaactGAAACcatttattgaaatatttacgttattttacattttttgtcttaatgtttttatttgtattatacAGAATTTCCACGtaaaataatctgtatttttttagagttttgaccacaaaaacacagtttttgaccatttaagttagaaaatgtcattatttcacagatatttgctatAATTGGCAGAAAAACAGAATCAGATTAATGACTGGAAAATACAAGTTATATTTtaagctgttatttttttgatGATAGTTTGTTTATTCTCCAATTGTGCAGATTTTAACGGTTTAAAAATACTTATTTCATGTCACTGTTTTATGTCACTGATGCTGTTATCAAATGTCTAATCCAGGTGGCTAATTTCTGTTCAGATTgaagattatttatttaaaatctgttgttttttgggggTGAAAGTTGCTGGaaaattgtagtttttgctTTGATATCCGCTGTTTAAAATAACGTCTAAAATCTCTACAATGAAGGTGGAGAAGCAGCTTATAGTAGCTTTACAGtgttttcagtggaaaaaagatCTGAATGTGTCATTTTGACGAGCAGAGATGAAGTTTAAGGGttataatcaaagaaaaaaatctgaaaattatcTGAATGTTGATCAAAAATAACCCTGATTATCAGTCTGGAATTATTTcagcaacagaaaacaggatgttgaaataaaaacagttacTTCCAGCTCATAGAAGAGGAAACACAACGACTTTGATCATTTAAATCACAAACACAAGGCTAAAAACTGTCCGTTCTGTGTGCCGACAAAGGCTCcaaatataacaataataactatTAACGCCAAAAACGACATGAAAACAATGAACAGAGCTACCAAGAAGGATTTAAAAAGCTGTGTGTTGTATTTCTCAGAAGTGTCTGTCACAGAATTGTATGAAATAATTTAGAGGATGGGCATTTAGATTACTTATTAACCTGAACAGAACacaatttgcatcattttggacacttttagtcattttgaataaggtttaaatcattttggacaatattttatttaattttgaacaaattctgaattattttgaacaaatttttcATAATTATGGacaattttctgtcattctgaacaagtttcaaagcattttggacatttttgtggGAATTTTGAATAAggtttaaataattttggacaatttttatttaattttgaataaaGTCTGGACGATTTTGAACAAATTCTGCATAATGATAGataattttgatttattttgaacatgtttcaagacaattttggacaatttttagttattttgaacaaaatttgcattattttggactttttcttaGTAATTCTGAAcaagtttcaagacattttggacattttttagtcgtttttaacaggtttgaacacattttggacaatatttttttttaaattttgaagaaattcagaatgtttttgaacaaatttagCATAATTATGAAcgattttgattcatttttaacaaatttcaaggcattttggacaattttgagcGATTCTAAACAAAATTTTCAGTTACAGTTAGTTATTCTGAACAAGTTTCAAGACATCAGAACATTATAATGTCAGAACACTATAACTCCAAAATGGTGCCAAACACCCAAAGATTTCGGGGCTGTTTCCAGCTCTAACAGCCTCTTTCCTGCTCTGCTGTGTGTCGGTTCGGACCCACAGTCATCCACCAGTGACCGTGTTTAACAGTTATTTTGTGAACCAGCTGCAGGTCtgagcagaaaaacagcttCAGGCCCTCAGGACTCTGACAGACAGCTGCTGAGTCTGCAGTCTGAAGCTAACGGCTAACAGCTGCTATAAACTTTACCGGAGGTCCCCCGCTTCTCCTCCGCCCTATTCACGGCCAGCGAGCGGCTAAACACCGCCTCAAAACGGCTCCGCTCGCCGCTACTGTCCGTTACTGTGACCCAGCATCCCGGTAAACAAAGTGTCCGAAGCGTCgtcagcaaacaaacaaactttgcTAGCCGCAGCGCTAATTAGCATGCTACTAGCCGCGGCCGTTAACTACTATTAAACACCTGGCTAACTGGCTAGCCTCCGCTGCTAACCAGCACAGAGTAGAGAGGGACGACAACAGCGCCAAGACAGCTCTGAAAATACTCGAGTGAGCTTAAAATGAACCTTAAACTCGGTTTCTTTTCGCTCGCAGATCGAGGTTTTAGCGGCAGAAGCAGCGAACAGAAGCGACGCACAGGCCGGGGGTCGGACTAACCTGGACGGGGAACTCTCTCCGTCTCTGTCCGCTGGAAAGAGAAAAAGCTGCTGGCAGCGACCACAACGGATAAACTCCTCTTCCCCGGTCCGTCCTGAGGCTCTGGATCCCCTGCTGCTGTCGGTTTCCGCAGCTCGCTTGCTCTTTAAACTTTAAACATTCAAATGTCGTTTTAACCTGAGCTGCGCCGCCGTTAACTGAAGACCGTTCCTCTGAGGCACTACCGACACCGACCGACCGAGCTTCCAGACGTTCGCCTACAGCTGTGCGTCATGACGTCACCAGCCAGCCAAAGATCGTCTACTGTCCAGAACACGTTGGTTCGCTCGTATACTGCCACCAAGAGGCGCGACTCGGACTCGGTTTATGGGAcctaaaaaatttttttttaaaaatctaaattttatattctgaatttaaatttaactgaaataatttgttttaattgaaCAGTTGGACAAAAGAGCAGCAACATGTGATAATTAAAATTTGTATTACTTAACTTGAATTGTTAGTTCAGTCTGCGATATTACctgaacattttttattgtatatatattgtgatattttatacatatatttttgaatgattttttacctatatgttaaaaatgacattaagtTGCTATTTGCTCTATTCTATATTCTAATtgcaataaaacatttcaattagttttgtttttttaaactttaaactggatGTAAATTTCTGAAATTGTGTTCAAGGTGCTAAATTCAAGTACAAATTTAATACAAATTCAGTTTCTTGTGGCACATATTTCTGCCCATGTACAATTGTTCTTAGTGTTtaatgtctcgtttttgtattgctgttattgtgttgttggaaTTGTATGAGGAGTATAAATAAAGTTAAGACCTTGTTATGTACATACGCTGAGGTTAATCCTTttcatgtcattatttttcagtttttatgtaaTGATTCTGTCACCATCTTTTCCATTCATGCCTTGATTAAGACTAAATTTATAtttgctttaattaaaaaattcacATGcagagatattttttaaaatcccagaaaaaagtTTAGCGTTTAGAATGAAatccttttattttctgtgaaaatgtaaattacattttagaatatttcaaaaacattttcacccATATGTCATATAttgtcatttattatttttgttatcaGAGGCCAGGTTTATCTGTCCTGACAGAtatacaaacagacacaaacttcaacagattaaacctttatttttatttttaccagaGTACAAACATGCAGAGGAAAACTACTACGAGAGGATCTACTGTAGATCTACTGTTGATCACAGGCAATTGTGTAATACAAGTTATCTTATTTTGTAGTTCCTGTAGATCTATTGAGAATCTACTGTGGATTCTCTGAATTTTAAACATGACAATGATCCTGTTGGGAGAGAATCTCATGTGGATCCAAAGAGAATCTACCTCAGATATGGATGAGACTAAATCCCCAGGCGATCTCTGGTAGGTCCCCAGTAGATCACTCTTGGATTCCCCTTAGATTTCTGGCAAATCCTCAGTAGATCTCTGATAGATCAACAGTAGATCTCTAGTGGATCCCCAGTAGATCTCTGCTGGATCAGGGATCTCAGGGAAGGGTCTCCATCTTGAAGTTGGACAGAGTGATGTCGTTGTAGATGTTGAGTCTGTTGATGTTTCTCAGGTCCATGATCCGGTGTCTGTACTCCAGCAGGTGACTGTTGTTGACGGCCACCTTGAATGCTGTGTTGGTGCACAAGATCTTTATCTGCAACAGCAAAACCACAAACTGTTACTGAACTGCTCACATATTCAGAGACTGGTCCTTTAACTTCACTTCAAGATGCTGTGAAGGTGTCTCACCTCAAAAGGTTGACCCTGAACGAAGGGAAAGTTTGgcatctctctctcctctttgccCCACTTCTTACCGATGCAAGAATTCCTAACAATCGCCTTCTTGCCTTGATCGTTGAAGCGCGGGTTGAAGTGGAAGGCTAGGTCACCGACTGATGTATTAAAGTCCAGTGTGAACCTGATGAAGAACACAGACCACAGCTGATCAGTCCAGAGTTCATCGTAACCCTAAATGTACATTATCATGCATGTTGCAGCTTTTATCCACACAACATGACTTCTGGACAAACTGCAACATGATCCCTTCAACTCATCTTATCTGATATCGCTACAGTCGAAGCGATTGTACTGACTTGTCAGCGTTGGGCTTGACTGTTCCAGCGACGGTGATGAGCAGTTTGTCGAAAACTCCATTTGGCAGCATCTGATTATAGGGAACTGTctgtaaaacaaatgaacatCTGTTTACCACATCTGGTTCTCAgcttgtgtctgtttgtgtctctctgtttgcCTCACCAGATTctgtccaggtccaggtcctgGAGAAGGATGGGGCCAACCTCCAGGAGCAGAAGGTTGAGGAGCGGCTGACCCTCCCGGCCAGACTGGGCCGGGGTTACTTCCTCCCTGCCAGACGGGGGCGGGGTTACTTCCACTCCCTTCCGGCCAGACGGGGGCGGGGTTACTTCCACTCCCTCCCTGCCAGACGGGGGCGGGGTTACTTCCACTCCCTTCTGGCCAGACGGGGGCGGGGTTACTTCCACTCCCTCCCTGCCAGACGGGGGCGGGGTTACTTCCACTCCCTCTGGGACCGGATGGATTCTCTCCCGACCACATGGAGTTgccagaaggttgatcttgatTGGATAAAAATCTTAATTCATCCTGACCCTGGGACTGACTTTATTCTGGATCTACGTTCTCATGCAAGATTTGAAAGGGGACTCGTGGTGGAGTATAATACAAAAGAAGAAGGTGATGGACTTACTTGGCCAGGCGGGCTTTTCGTCTAAAGCGTCGCTAAGCTGCAGAGAGACAGATTGTATGTGAACACAGTGAAGCCAAAAGGCTCTTCTCATTTCACTAATTTCAGCATGTTGGCAGTTTAAATTTGTGTTCAGTTACACAACCTTGTGTGTAAATTGTATGTATGTTTCCTGAATGTTTCCTAGGTGTTGTGTGTACGTTGTCTGTATGGTTCTGTAattttcttggtgtgttttctggatattttctaaatattttttggatGTTGTCTAAATGTTTCTTGAGTCTTTCCTGAATGTTTCCTaggtgttgtgtgttgtttccAGGATGTTCTTGGTGTTTTTTCCTCGATGAGTCTTGGATgttaaatggtctgtatttatataatgCTTTACTATACCtacaaggtacccaaagcgctttacaagatacccattcacacacacagatggcggaagctgccatgacccatcaggagcaattaggggttaggtcgACATGAGCAttacctcgacatgagcacgaccggccgaggatcgaaccggcaacccactgagccatgccgcccccatgTTGTCTGACTGTTTCTTGGAGGCTTCCTGTATGTTGTCTGGATGTTTCCTAGGTGTTGTCTGTATGTTTCCAGGATGTTCTTgatgtgttgtctggatgtttCTTGAATGTTTTCTGGATGCGTCTTGGATGTTGTCTAGATATTTTTTCGATCATATCTAAATGTTTCTTGGATGTTTCCGAATGTTTCCTAGGTGTTATGTGTAGCTTGTCGGCAGCAGAATTGACAAATGTGTGTAAACTATGTGAAAAGCTAATATATGTCCTGCTTTATTTGTACAGtactattttatatttatttataaagtatACATGCCATATTTAATTATCGTAGCTTTAAACTGTTTGTCGTTTTTTTGCCTCAAATCCTCTACGACAATTTGCAATTagtgaaaagagaaaagacatCCAGGTGTGTCGGCAGATTAAAGGTGTGTCCAGTTACACAATCTTCAGGAATGTTCTGTATGAGGTTATTGTTCTCACAGATTAATTCATCACACCCACCCTCTGGCATCAGGAATTCTGAAGAATATTGATCTGACTCATTAATGCAGGACTCAGATTTTAAGAAATTGTTGGAGGTCTTTAAAGCCGTAAGCACCAAAAAAACGCAGCATTTATTAAAGATATTAATTGCCATCTGAAGCAGCTTTCAGTTGGATTCCTGCCTGTTGGTTGATGATATGAAGCTCGAGGTCCAAATCTTTGAAAATATCTTTAATTTTAGATTGTTTCTGTGTTATTTCACAAGTTTTCACAAGATCTAGTTCACTTTAAGTGCACAGTTTGTTGTCACAGATTTGTCAAGTGTCAAGTTTTTGTGTGAAAATTGAAATGATGATTTTCAAAACCCCACTGAATGTGTCAGACTGAGTCATGAGCATCTAAACTagtattctgtgttttctgcttccaCCATATAACACACTTCCACCATCTAGATGTTTCTTGGATGTTGTCTGGAagtttcttgtgtgttttcttgaatgttgtcaaaatgtttccTGGATGTTATCTAACTGTTCCTCGAATGTTTATTGAATTTAGTCTAAATGTTCCTGAGATGGTCTTCTGGGTTTTCCTGAATGTTTCTTCGATGGTGTATAAATGTTCCTTGCAAGTTATGAATGTGTTTCCTGGATGTTTGTTGGATGtttcctgaatgtttttttgGATGTTTGCTGAATATTTTCTTGGTGTTGTCTAGATGTTTCCATGATGTTCTTGCCAtgtttacctccgccaaggaggttatgtgacacctggcatttgtgtgtctgtctgtctgtccgtctgtctgttagcaagataactcaaaaacgcctgggcagattcagatgaaattttgaggggatgtagactatggtaagaggaagagctgatttaattttggtggcaatccgtaaaggatcctggattctggatgactttgaattttttagtatgtggtttagtatgtggtccaaaacaggacaaaaacatcataggttagtatgtcgtccaacaaattggagcaaggtgtccagatagatcaactggttaagaaggtgattcgtgaacagaactgtgtcagagatgcagatttgattccagctcatgatctttactgcatgggtttactgttttcctctctatccttggcggaggtctgaactctctgagtgcttttgtagtttttagaTGTTGCCTAAATGTTTCTTGGATGTTTCCTGAAAGTTTTTTGGATGTTTACTGAATGTTTTCTAGGTGTTGTCTAGATGTTTCCATGCTGTTCTTGCCATGTTTTCTAGATGTTGCCTAAATGTTTCTTGGATGTTTACTGAATGTTTCCTAGGTGTTGTGTGTAGGTTGTCTGCTTGTTTACTGAATGATTCCTAAACTTTGTATGTAGGTTGTCAGCATGTTGTCTGtatgttttctgaatgttttgctGGTATTGTGTGTACGTTTCCCCTCAGCTAAATGAGaaaatgtacactaccgttcaaaagtctggggccacccagacaatttcatgttttcgaTGAAAActcccatttttttgtttacctatgtagatatttcattaaaaatcagctgtttccagctacaatggtcatttaccacattaacaatgtttataCTTGAATTATGATTCATTTCAAGAACTaattcagaaaaagaaacactgactaaaaatccatccatccattctctatacaccactttatcctcactagggtcatggggggtgctggagtctatcccagctggctcaggtgaaggcaggggacaccctggacaggtcaccagtctgtcacagggctacatatacagacacacaatcacactcacattcacacctacggacaatttagagtaaccaattaacctcagcatgtttttggactgtgggaggaagccggagataacccacgcatgcacaggaagaacatgcaaactccatgcagaaagatcccaggcaagcggggatttgaaccgggatcttcttgctgcaaggcgaaagtgctaaccactattatactgtgcagccctgactaaaaatcaaaacaaataaacaacaataaacccTGGAAAACAGCATTCAGAGTTTATGTAAGAGAAGAAGACTtacatttaaattcattctGCCTCTCTGCGACTTGCAACTCAAAGACAGGAATAAACGtcttgaagcagcagcagaagaattTTGTAGGGTTACGGTTAGACGAGTCCCGGCATggggaagaaaaacaagatcAGAACTTGAAATGGATCCAGAAACTGTAGGAGACGTCTCTGTTTACATGCAACTCAAATCAATAAGGTGTTCACATTTTTCTGTCCAGTCCAGCAGCAGATCATCACAACTGTTTTAAAAGCCTGCCGGCCATTTTGGATCAAACTTTGATCAAACAGCTGTTGTGAAGCCGTGGAGGAAACAATAACTGGTTCCTTTACTGATGGGACAAGGACAGGATGTGTCCTGAATGTTTATTGGATGTTTGCTGAATGCTTTCTTGGTGTTGTCTGCATGTTTCCAGGATGTTCTTGACATGTTTTCTGGATGTTGTCTAAATGTTTCTTGGATGTTGTCTGAATGTGTCCTTGGTGTTGTGTGTAGTTTGTCTAAATGTTTCTTGAGTGTTTCCAGgatgttttctaaatgttttccaGGTGCTGTGTGTAGTCTATCTGTATGTTTCCAGGATGTTCTTGACATGTTTCTTGGatgttgtttaaatgtttcCGAGGAGCTATGTGTATGTTGTTTGAATAATTCCTGAATGTTCCCTGTATGTTGTCTGAATGTTTTCCCTGTGTTGTGTGTCATCTGTCTGTACGTTTCCAGGATgttatctgt
This is a stretch of genomic DNA from Acanthochromis polyacanthus isolate Apoly-LR-REF ecotype Palm Island chromosome 1, KAUST_Apoly_ChrSc, whole genome shotgun sequence. It encodes these proteins:
- the lgals3b gene encoding galectin-3b isoform X1; the protein is MNLNLSDALDEKPAWPNQPSGNSMWSGENPSGPRGSGSNPAPVWQGGSGSNPAPVWPEGSGSNPAPVWQGGSGSNPAPVWPEGSGSNPAPVWQGGSNPGPVWPGGSAAPQPSAPGGWPHPSPGPGPGQNLTVPYNQMLPNGVFDKLLITVAGTVKPNADKFTLDFNTSVGDLAFHFNPRFNDQGKKAIVRNSCIGKKWGKEEREMPNFPFVQGQPFEIKILCTNTAFKVAVNNSHLLEYRHRIMDLRNINRLNIYNDITLSNFKMETLP
- the lgals3b gene encoding galectin-3b isoform X2; translated protein: MWSGENPSGPRGSGSNPAPVWQGGSGSNPAPVWPEGSGSNPAPVWQGGSGSNPAPVWPEGSGSNPAPVWQGGSNPGPVWPGGSAAPQPSAPGGWPHPSPGPGPGQNLTVPYNQMLPNGVFDKLLITVAGTVKPNADKFTLDFNTSVGDLAFHFNPRFNDQGKKAIVRNSCIGKKWGKEEREMPNFPFVQGQPFEIKILCTNTAFKVAVNNSHLLEYRHRIMDLRNINRLNIYNDITLSNFKMETLP